Sequence from the Proteiniborus ethanoligenes genome:
GAGTACTTTATACCCTCCATATCCATAACAATAATATATTGAAATCTAGTCTCATGTCTAAAGCTTTCAATCTTGTCTTGTATAACTCTATAATCCTTTGTTGTAGCCAAAGTCTCTTTTATAATATCCATAGAAGCTATAGTTACTGCCAAGTCCATAGCATTATTTTCCATTTGATTCTCTATGGTGTTTTCAACTTGCTTAAAGGTTAATACGCCAACACCACCTACTACTACAATAAGCATCAAGGTCATAAATATAGTAATCTTATACTGTAGTTTCATACTAATACCCCTTTTGTTATAATCCGTAATAAACAAAACTTCTTCCGGAGAAGTCTTGGCTATTATTCATGGACGAATGCAATGTATTATTTATTTGGTGCTATAAGTGCCTTATTAAGCCCATCATTAATAGCTTCAATAAGCCCAACACTTGTATAGGAAGCACCAGCAACAACATCAACGTTTGCATTATTAGTTTTTATTACTTTTTTAGGTATTTTATCGTAAACAATAACTGCCAGTTCTGGCATTTCATATTCTTCAATTACTAGGATATCTATTATACTG
This genomic interval carries:
- a CDS encoding FMN-binding protein, which produces MRKTIFILIIIILCTGLLGCGPKKQLYNPGEYVGVGEGHHGPIRVIVTTDEYSIIDILVIEEYEMPELAVIVYDKIPKKVIKTNNANVDVVAGASYTSVGLIEAINDGLNKALIAPNK